A DNA window from Myxococcota bacterium contains the following coding sequences:
- a CDS encoding TIGR03790 family protein, producing the protein MKALRSDTRPATGAHSIRRSVSGQRDARRGARREARHRALAVAWALGIAVLAGSARGDAEQHPEVLILVNEASPVSVAIGDAYRRARGVPASQVLPLRIPLEDPGLGTAAHETVSRQDYLRRVRDPVMRFLSQDDRARRIQILVTTKGVPLYIRDDGPVSYDEQRGAALDAELAVLGTRYEGSAGRASSPNPYFRASLPFAAWRERFPEAPPRFLVARLTGYATPTDAKTGVPADVLALLQRARGGRTDARWLIDADLGQRGGRGAANAAMFAATMARLRALDLDVIYDSGVAFRGGLERLIGLVSWGSNASRHPGPPFFGDIDGTRYPGAFAPGAIAVNLVSTNGRSFTAGTPYGQSLAADLIRLGAAGVASHVAEPTLNGVARPRLLVDYARGVPAGEAFFRSVPFLSWTNAYIGDPLMTVADPRPPAADGDGDGVADRTDNCRERPNPRQRDSDGDGWGNRCDGDFDGDGVTGLSDAARLQRALRTGRVEARFDLDGNGRVDTGDLDTLLLDLFLPPGPGTGDSRFRARGGEPPRP; encoded by the coding sequence ATGAAGGCGCTGCGCTCGGACACGCGCCCCGCAACGGGCGCACATTCTATCCGGCGGTCCGTTTCCGGCCAGAGGGACGCGCGACGAGGCGCGCGGCGCGAGGCTCGCCACCGCGCCCTCGCGGTCGCCTGGGCGCTCGGCATCGCGGTCCTCGCGGGAAGCGCACGCGGCGACGCAGAGCAGCACCCCGAGGTGCTGATTCTGGTGAACGAGGCCAGCCCGGTCTCGGTCGCGATCGGCGATGCCTACCGGCGGGCACGCGGCGTTCCCGCCAGCCAGGTCCTGCCCCTGCGGATCCCGCTCGAAGATCCCGGGCTGGGGACGGCGGCCCACGAGACCGTCTCCCGGCAGGACTACCTCCGGCGGGTGCGCGACCCGGTGATGCGCTTCCTCTCGCAAGACGATCGCGCGAGACGCATCCAGATCCTGGTGACCACCAAGGGCGTTCCGCTCTACATCCGCGACGACGGGCCGGTGTCCTACGACGAGCAGCGCGGGGCCGCCCTCGACGCCGAGCTCGCCGTGCTGGGAACCCGCTACGAAGGCAGCGCCGGTCGCGCCAGCTCCCCCAACCCCTATTTTCGCGCGTCGCTGCCCTTCGCGGCCTGGCGCGAGCGCTTTCCCGAGGCTCCGCCGCGGTTCCTCGTCGCGCGCCTCACGGGCTACGCGACACCCACCGATGCCAAGACCGGCGTCCCCGCGGACGTGCTCGCCCTGCTCCAGCGGGCGCGCGGCGGACGCACGGACGCCCGCTGGTTGATCGATGCCGATCTCGGCCAGCGAGGCGGTCGCGGCGCCGCCAACGCCGCGATGTTCGCCGCCACGATGGCGCGGCTGCGCGCGCTCGACCTCGACGTGATCTACGACTCGGGCGTCGCGTTCCGCGGCGGACTCGAGCGGCTCATCGGGCTCGTCTCGTGGGGCAGCAACGCGTCTCGCCACCCCGGCCCCCCGTTCTTCGGAGACATCGACGGTACGCGGTATCCCGGAGCGTTCGCGCCGGGTGCGATCGCGGTGAACCTCGTCAGCACCAACGGCCGCAGCTTCACCGCAGGGACGCCCTACGGGCAATCGCTCGCCGCAGACCTGATCCGCCTCGGCGCCGCCGGCGTGGCTTCGCACGTGGCCGAGCCGACGCTCAACGGCGTCGCCCGCCCCCGCCTGCTGGTCGACTACGCGCGCGGCGTCCCGGCGGGCGAGGCGTTCTTCCGCAGCGTTCCATTCTTGTCCTGGACCAACGCCTACATCGGGGATCCGTTGATGACCGTCGCCGATCCCAGACCGCCCGCGGCCGACGGCGACGGCGATGGGGTCGCCGATCGGACCGACAACTGTCGTGAGCGCCCGAACCCGAGGCAGCGCGACAGCGACGGCGATGGCTGGGGAAACCGCTGTGACGGTGATTTCGACGGCGACGGCGTGACCGGCCTGAGCGACGCGGCACGGCTCCAGCGGGCCCTGCGGACCGGCCGGGTCGAGGCCCGTTTCGACCTCGATGGAAACGGCCGGGTGGATACGGGCGACCTCGACACCCTGCTCCTCGACCTGTTCCTCCCGCCGGGGCCCGGAACCGGCGACAGCCGCTTCCGCGCGCGCGGAGGAGAGCCGCCAAGGCCCTGA
- a CDS encoding tetratricopeptide repeat protein, which produces MNATLEPLRKRFSEDPDDLGAFDFLEEHLFMESDWRGLAELYQHRQEAPSLSNRPQARAQLALRLGQLFEERLSDTDAAIAAYTEAARLDPSLRRALQSLRRLYAERQSWEAVLQIGEQELSLTPPGPERAAMLREMGDVWRDGLQDAEQAEEWYARAEREADPAGEPPLQDAVEVAFETPTVQDEPVVTAEPEVTAEPEPSAPPVAVLEPEPAPLLDPEPAPVLEPEPAAEASPPPVQPAAVRAEPEPEEEAEPLLQRAWNAAARGDSITAERALEQALAENPSDIDALDMWLTLLEGSDQLERQAALLAQRAELADTAESQGAMWVRLGEIEERRERSQAAREAYEKGLACRPGFPGGVAGLRRIYRAGEDWQPLATMLEATLEGAVDTQAVDLRCELAALYEQKLDQTELAIEHYEAALRSDADDPRATQGLARLAPPAAPEEEAAPLTMPELDDEPIEEVAPRADERGARIVSVLERKLEAREAAGEGHTPDAVHLRMRIADLRANSLGNPGGAIEILEPLRAHPEAILEAAPALAGLYEQLGRLEPLMDLSEEAGRLAEPVEQRVFWFRRAAEAARALGEANRAIECFRQLLRECPSDRGARFALCELYRSRGDAEPLADLLRGALPHADEAHEFELHLELASLMVESLADVQGSVIHLRRCLEIDPSREDLLEWALAASSARGGAQAQLDLIEHITEKAGGDQARAALLARRGNLLCDSLDWKKEATQSWRAALALDPDQPVALARLGDASPA; this is translated from the coding sequence TTGAACGCGACGCTCGAGCCGCTGCGAAAACGATTCTCCGAAGACCCGGACGATCTCGGGGCCTTCGACTTCCTCGAAGAACACCTCTTCATGGAGTCGGACTGGCGGGGCCTGGCGGAGCTGTACCAGCACCGTCAGGAGGCGCCGTCTCTCTCCAACCGCCCGCAGGCCCGCGCCCAGCTGGCGCTGCGGTTGGGACAGCTCTTCGAGGAGCGACTCAGCGACACGGATGCCGCCATCGCCGCCTACACGGAGGCCGCGCGACTCGACCCGTCGTTGCGGCGTGCACTCCAGTCGTTGCGTCGGCTCTACGCCGAGCGCCAGAGCTGGGAAGCCGTGCTCCAGATCGGCGAGCAAGAACTCTCGCTCACCCCGCCCGGTCCCGAGCGCGCCGCGATGCTCCGGGAGATGGGCGACGTCTGGCGCGACGGGCTGCAGGACGCGGAACAGGCCGAGGAGTGGTACGCACGCGCCGAGCGCGAAGCCGACCCGGCCGGCGAGCCCCCGCTGCAGGACGCCGTCGAGGTGGCGTTCGAAACGCCGACCGTCCAGGACGAACCCGTCGTGACGGCAGAGCCGGAAGTGACCGCGGAGCCGGAGCCCAGCGCCCCGCCCGTGGCCGTACTGGAACCCGAGCCTGCTCCGCTACTGGACCCCGAGCCCGCTCCCGTACTGGAACCCGAGCCTGCTGCCGAAGCGTCGCCGCCGCCGGTGCAGCCCGCCGCGGTCCGCGCCGAGCCGGAGCCCGAAGAAGAAGCCGAGCCGCTGCTCCAGCGCGCCTGGAACGCCGCTGCGCGCGGCGACAGCATCACGGCCGAGCGCGCCCTCGAACAGGCCCTCGCCGAGAACCCGTCCGACATCGACGCTCTCGACATGTGGCTCACCCTGCTCGAGGGGTCGGATCAGCTCGAACGACAGGCCGCCCTCCTGGCCCAGCGTGCCGAACTCGCCGACACCGCTGAGAGCCAGGGCGCCATGTGGGTTCGACTCGGCGAGATCGAAGAACGACGCGAGCGTTCCCAGGCCGCGCGCGAGGCCTATGAGAAGGGCCTGGCCTGCCGCCCGGGCTTCCCGGGTGGAGTCGCGGGCCTGCGCCGGATCTACCGCGCCGGCGAAGACTGGCAGCCGCTGGCCACCATGCTCGAAGCCACCCTGGAAGGGGCCGTCGACACCCAGGCAGTCGATCTCCGCTGCGAACTCGCGGCGCTCTACGAACAGAAGCTCGACCAGACCGAGCTCGCGATCGAGCACTACGAAGCGGCCCTGCGCAGCGACGCGGACGACCCGCGCGCCACACAAGGGTTGGCGAGGCTCGCGCCCCCGGCGGCACCCGAAGAGGAAGCGGCGCCCCTCACGATGCCCGAGCTCGACGACGAGCCGATCGAAGAGGTGGCCCCGCGCGCAGACGAGCGCGGCGCGCGCATCGTCTCGGTGCTCGAGCGCAAGCTCGAGGCCCGCGAGGCCGCCGGTGAAGGCCACACCCCGGACGCGGTGCACCTGCGCATGCGGATCGCCGACCTGCGCGCGAACTCGCTGGGCAACCCTGGCGGCGCCATCGAGATCCTCGAACCCCTGCGCGCGCATCCCGAAGCGATCCTCGAAGCCGCACCCGCGTTGGCTGGACTCTACGAGCAGCTCGGCCGTCTCGAGCCGCTGATGGATCTCTCGGAGGAGGCCGGACGTCTCGCCGAGCCCGTCGAGCAGCGGGTCTTCTGGTTCCGGCGCGCCGCCGAAGCCGCGCGCGCGCTCGGAGAAGCGAACCGCGCGATCGAGTGCTTCCGCCAGCTGCTGCGCGAGTGCCCCAGCGACCGCGGTGCGCGCTTCGCCCTCTGCGAGCTCTACCGCAGCCGGGGCGACGCCGAACCGCTCGCCGATCTGCTGCGCGGCGCCCTCCCCCACGCCGACGAAGCCCACGAGTTCGAGCTGCACCTCGAGCTCGCGTCGTTGATGGTCGAGTCGCTCGCCGACGTCCAGGGTTCCGTGATTCACCTGCGTCGTTGCCTCGAGATCGATCCGAGCCGGGAGGATCTGCTCGAATGGGCACTCGCGGCGTCGAGCGCGCGCGGTGGGGCCCAGGCACAGCTCGACCTGATCGAGCACATCACCGAGAAGGCCGGAGGCGATCAGGCGCGCGCCGCGCTGCTCGCGCGTCGCGGCAACCTGCTCTGCGATTCCCTCGACTGGAAGAAGGAAGCGACCCAGAGCTGGCGTGCCGCGCTCGCGCTCGATCCCGACCAGCCGGTGGCATTGGCCCGCCTGGGCGACGCCTCGCCGGCCTAG
- a CDS encoding DUF427 domain-containing protein has translation MSALDDEQRRQVAYWRSVPRGRPEHAEVPGPGQESVWDYPRPPRLERVGKSVRVEFAGQIVAETHDALRICETASPATYYLPVRDVQKDCLVPAGGSSLCEWKGAARYFHIDAGNARAERAAWGYDEPLAPFEALAGHVAIFAGRVDACFVGDARVIPQPGPFYGGWITPDLVGPWKGEPGTEHW, from the coding sequence ATGAGCGCGCTCGACGACGAACAGCGACGTCAGGTCGCCTACTGGCGCAGCGTCCCGCGCGGTCGCCCGGAACATGCCGAGGTCCCGGGTCCGGGCCAGGAGTCGGTCTGGGACTACCCGCGACCTCCGCGCCTCGAGCGCGTGGGGAAGTCCGTGCGCGTCGAGTTCGCCGGGCAGATCGTGGCCGAAACGCACGACGCGCTGCGCATCTGTGAGACCGCGAGTCCTGCCACCTATTACCTCCCCGTGCGCGACGTCCAGAAGGACTGCCTGGTGCCCGCCGGCGGAAGCTCCCTCTGCGAATGGAAGGGGGCCGCGCGCTACTTCCACATCGACGCCGGGAACGCCCGCGCCGAACGCGCCGCCTGGGGCTACGACGAGCCGCTCGCGCCCTTCGAGGCCCTCGCGGGCCACGTCGCGATCTTCGCGGGGCGCGTCGACGCGTGCTTCGTGGGCGATGCGCGGGTGATTCCCCAGCCCGGCCCCTTCTACGGCGGCTGGATCACGCCCGACCTCGTCGGCCCCTGGAAGGGCGAGCCGGGCACCGAGCACTGGTAG
- a CDS encoding tetratricopeptide repeat protein — protein MVETSTRGCGPRSSVFGAWILSLGCALAATGCATSDPWRAGLEAFDKGEVEAAEAHWERARAEAESLGEDDPRLVQSLRALGELYAHTGRLDEAREVFARWRDTRARRGDPEDESLATGVETLAALHLVEGNLPVAARHYEEALAVRDKLPDTPPKELASLLEQLASAYDALGRGERAAALYERSISIRTQELDDDERDLPESLHALAVVHQARGHYREAEHFYQRTLAALDEHGDIPELRARTHTNLAATLRIQGRHGDALGFAKQALALRGGPDAEPSGPLASILNEIASIHHAAGRLEEAEKTHRDVLAIRRQVFGADSGEVAMSFNNLALVQQARGRLDQAETLLLRALRMRQQQVGDAHREVAAMQNNLGLLLRERGDHERAITALRAASDRFDQLVGPNHPETAMAFHNLADLLHAVGRSAEAESFATRALRSKQRSFGPEHRRVGDTLALLGQIASGRDDSDLAERRFRQALDVWKKHPPRDERAVAEVLGNLALVHQSRGEYAKAYDLFERSIPMFERDLGPGSPIVARARYHQAASLTARRQYAAAIRLFEKTIAAEEANRGVGSPALARPLVGLAYVQLELDDFAGARSHFERAIALLETTRPLELRALAFALSGLADTSQRDGKTGETEGHYQRAIALLARETPPDAEQLGATLANLGSFLGRSERHAAALVQFTKAIEQLSNAHGREHETVARVFFEAAGSYAALGRRDEAVRRYEQALSIRESVLDPNHPDLARSLDALGATLVERAQYDQARPLLQRAVAIHERGETQPIELGVSLSYLGRVYAAQNRKDMARRTLGRALEIVEPALGKVDPLTLATRASIEKLAFSEAGPANMPDALPAPDGLETRP, from the coding sequence ATGGTGGAGACGTCGACGCGTGGCTGCGGACCCAGGTCCTCGGTCTTCGGCGCTTGGATCCTCTCGCTCGGGTGCGCCCTCGCGGCCACTGGCTGCGCCACCTCGGACCCCTGGCGCGCAGGCCTCGAGGCCTTCGACAAGGGTGAGGTCGAAGCCGCCGAGGCGCACTGGGAACGCGCCCGCGCCGAGGCCGAGTCACTGGGCGAGGACGATCCGCGCCTGGTCCAGAGCCTGCGCGCGCTCGGCGAGCTCTACGCCCACACCGGACGACTGGACGAAGCGCGCGAAGTCTTTGCACGCTGGCGGGACACCCGAGCCCGGCGCGGCGACCCCGAAGACGAGAGCCTCGCCACCGGCGTCGAGACCCTGGCCGCGCTCCACCTGGTCGAGGGCAACCTGCCCGTGGCCGCCCGTCACTACGAAGAAGCCCTGGCGGTGCGCGACAAGCTACCGGACACACCGCCGAAAGAGCTCGCCTCCCTGCTCGAGCAGCTCGCGAGCGCCTACGACGCACTCGGTCGAGGCGAGCGTGCCGCCGCGCTCTACGAGCGGTCCATCTCGATCCGAACCCAGGAACTCGACGACGACGAACGCGACCTGCCCGAATCGCTGCACGCTCTCGCCGTCGTCCACCAGGCGCGCGGCCACTACCGCGAAGCCGAGCACTTCTACCAGCGCACGCTCGCGGCCCTCGACGAACACGGCGACATCCCCGAGCTGCGCGCGCGCACGCACACGAATCTCGCGGCGACGCTGCGCATCCAGGGCCGGCACGGCGATGCGCTCGGGTTCGCGAAACAGGCGCTCGCCCTGCGCGGCGGCCCGGACGCCGAACCGAGCGGACCGCTCGCCTCGATCCTGAACGAGATCGCCTCGATCCACCATGCGGCGGGACGCCTCGAAGAAGCGGAGAAGACCCATCGCGACGTGCTGGCGATCCGACGCCAGGTGTTCGGCGCAGACAGCGGCGAAGTCGCGATGAGCTTCAACAACCTGGCGCTGGTGCAGCAGGCGCGTGGGCGCCTCGATCAGGCCGAGACCCTGCTCCTGCGCGCCCTGCGCATGCGCCAGCAGCAGGTCGGCGATGCGCACCGCGAAGTCGCGGCCATGCAGAACAACCTGGGCCTCCTGCTTCGCGAGCGCGGCGACCACGAGCGCGCGATCACGGCGCTGCGCGCGGCCTCGGATCGGTTCGACCAGCTGGTGGGACCGAACCATCCGGAAACCGCGATGGCCTTCCACAACCTGGCGGACCTGCTCCACGCGGTCGGTCGCAGCGCCGAGGCCGAGTCGTTCGCCACGCGGGCGCTGCGCAGCAAGCAGCGCTCCTTCGGTCCCGAGCATCGTCGCGTGGGCGACACCCTCGCGCTGCTGGGTCAGATCGCGTCCGGTCGGGACGACTCGGACCTGGCCGAGCGGCGCTTCCGCCAGGCGCTCGACGTCTGGAAGAAGCACCCGCCGCGCGACGAGCGCGCGGTGGCGGAGGTGCTCGGCAACCTCGCGCTGGTCCACCAGTCGCGAGGCGAGTACGCAAAGGCCTACGACCTCTTCGAGCGCTCGATCCCGATGTTCGAGCGCGACCTCGGACCGGGCAGCCCGATCGTCGCCCGCGCGCGCTACCACCAGGCCGCGAGCTTGACCGCGCGGCGTCAGTACGCCGCCGCGATCCGTCTGTTCGAGAAGACCATCGCCGCCGAGGAGGCGAACCGCGGCGTGGGTTCTCCGGCGCTGGCGCGCCCCCTCGTCGGTCTCGCCTACGTGCAGCTCGAACTCGACGACTTCGCCGGAGCGCGGTCGCACTTCGAACGCGCGATCGCCCTGCTCGAGACGACGAGACCCCTCGAGCTCCGAGCGCTCGCCTTCGCCCTGAGCGGACTCGCCGACACCTCACAGCGCGACGGGAAGACGGGCGAGACCGAAGGTCACTACCAGCGCGCGATCGCCCTGCTCGCTCGGGAAACGCCTCCCGACGCCGAACAGCTCGGGGCGACCCTCGCCAACCTCGGCTCCTTCCTCGGACGCAGCGAGCGCCATGCTGCAGCGCTGGTGCAGTTCACGAAGGCGATCGAGCAGCTCTCGAACGCCCACGGTCGCGAGCACGAGACCGTCGCCCGCGTCTTCTTCGAAGCAGCGGGGAGTTACGCCGCCCTCGGGCGCCGCGACGAGGCGGTCCGTCGCTACGAGCAAGCGCTCTCGATTCGGGAGTCGGTGCTCGATCCGAATCACCCAGACCTCGCCCGCAGCCTCGACGCCCTGGGCGCCACGTTGGTTGAGCGCGCCCAATACGATCAGGCGCGCCCGCTGCTCCAGCGGGCGGTCGCGATCCACGAACGCGGCGAGACCCAGCCGATCGAGCTCGGCGTCAGCCTCTCGTACCTGGGACGCGTCTACGCGGCCCAGAACCGCAAGGACATGGCCCGCCGTACGCTCGGGCGCGCGCTCGAGATCGTCGAACCCGCGCTCGGAAAGGTGGACCCGCTCACCCTGGCGACCCGCGCGTCGATCGAGAAGCTCGCGTTCTCCGAAGCGGGGCCGGCGAACATGCCCGACGCCCTGCCCGCCCCGGATGGGTTGGAGACGCGCCCCTAG
- the egtB gene encoding ergothioneine biosynthesis protein EgtB yields MTISSDAPSAEALAKRFRSIRSASIALADPLSPEDCALQSMPDASPTKWHLAHTTWYFETFVLEAAIPDYAPFRPEFRFLFNSYYNSVGEQYSRPHRGLLSRPGLDEILAYREHVDTQVLALLEADRVSPAGRAVVDLGNHHEQQHQELILTDLKHLLARNPLDPAYRASAASEKGSATEEAHRFHRFEGGLVEIGHPGSGFGFDNEGPRHRVYLQPFELARRPVTNREYLAFVEAGGYEDPTHWLSDGWAAVTERGWQAPLYWRREDTGWTTFTLGGRRTLDLDAPVCHLSFYEADAYARAQGSRLPSEAEWETAALRSVEASERLIEGNFVESGALHPRRAPVDATGDLVQLFGDVWEWTQSAYGPYPGYRPIEGALGEYNGKFMSSQMVLRGGSCATPADHIRASYRNFFYPDARWQFSGIRLARDPISP; encoded by the coding sequence ATGACGATCTCCAGCGATGCTCCCAGCGCCGAGGCCCTGGCCAAGCGCTTCCGCTCGATCCGCTCGGCGTCGATCGCCCTCGCCGATCCGCTTTCGCCGGAAGACTGCGCGCTGCAGTCGATGCCCGATGCCAGCCCCACGAAATGGCATCTCGCGCACACCACCTGGTACTTCGAGACCTTCGTGCTCGAGGCGGCGATCCCCGACTACGCGCCCTTCCGGCCCGAGTTCCGCTTCCTGTTCAACTCGTACTACAACAGCGTCGGCGAGCAGTACTCGCGCCCTCACCGGGGCCTGCTGTCGCGACCGGGCCTCGACGAAATCCTCGCCTATCGCGAGCACGTGGACACGCAGGTGCTCGCGCTGCTCGAAGCCGACCGGGTCTCGCCCGCGGGCCGCGCGGTGGTCGACCTGGGCAACCACCACGAACAGCAGCACCAGGAGCTCATCCTCACCGACCTGAAGCATCTGCTCGCACGCAACCCGCTCGATCCGGCGTACCGCGCGTCGGCGGCGAGCGAGAAGGGCAGCGCGACGGAGGAAGCACACCGCTTCCATCGCTTCGAGGGAGGGCTGGTCGAGATCGGTCACCCGGGCTCCGGGTTCGGCTTCGACAACGAGGGACCGCGCCATCGGGTCTACCTCCAGCCCTTCGAACTCGCCCGTCGGCCCGTCACCAACCGCGAGTACCTCGCCTTCGTCGAAGCCGGCGGATACGAGGACCCGACGCACTGGCTCTCCGACGGCTGGGCAGCCGTCACCGAACGAGGTTGGCAGGCGCCGCTCTACTGGCGGCGCGAAGACACGGGGTGGACGACCTTCACCCTGGGCGGTCGCCGCACCCTCGACCTGGACGCTCCCGTCTGCCACCTGAGCTTCTACGAGGCCGACGCCTACGCGCGCGCGCAGGGCTCGCGGCTCCCGAGCGAAGCCGAGTGGGAGACCGCAGCCCTGCGAAGCGTCGAAGCTTCGGAGCGCTTGATCGAAGGGAACTTCGTGGAGTCGGGAGCGCTGCATCCCCGGCGCGCTCCGGTCGACGCCACCGGCGATCTCGTCCAGCTCTTCGGCGACGTCTGGGAGTGGACCCAGAGCGCCTACGGCCCCTACCCGGGCTACCGCCCGATCGAAGGGGCGCTCGGCGAGTACAACGGCAAGTTCATGAGCAGCCAGATGGTGCTGCGCGGCGGCTCCTGCGCAACGCCCGCCGATCACATCCGCGCCAGCTACCGCAACTTCTTCTACCCAGACGCCCGCTGGCAATTCAGCGGAATTCGGCTCGCGAGAGACCCGATTTCTCCCTGA
- a CDS encoding HAD hydrolase-like protein, whose protein sequence is MPAPPALVLFDLDGTLTDSAEGIVKSLTHAFRALGDPAPAESILRGEIGTTLPDVFARHLAEPSEPRIARAIDAYRERFDRVGWQENRVYDGIPAQLAQLRAQGVRTVVATSKPATFAERIVAHFDLDPHFDRVYGSTLDGRLADKAELLAHILAEQGQGARHCVMVGDRHHDVRGAHAVGARMVGVLWGYGSRDELEDAGADELCPRVDELAALVSGPRVGS, encoded by the coding sequence TTGCCCGCTCCCCCGGCACTCGTCCTCTTCGATCTCGACGGCACCCTCACCGATTCGGCCGAGGGGATCGTCAAGAGCCTGACCCACGCCTTCCGCGCGCTCGGCGACCCGGCGCCGGCCGAGTCCATCCTGCGCGGGGAGATCGGAACGACGCTCCCGGATGTCTTTGCGCGACACCTCGCCGAGCCGTCCGAGCCCCGGATCGCACGCGCGATCGACGCCTACCGCGAACGCTTCGATCGCGTCGGCTGGCAAGAGAACCGGGTCTATGACGGAATCCCGGCCCAGCTCGCCCAGCTGCGCGCCCAGGGCGTGCGCACCGTCGTGGCGACCTCGAAGCCCGCGACCTTCGCCGAACGCATCGTCGCCCACTTCGATCTGGACCCGCATTTCGATCGCGTCTACGGCAGCACACTGGACGGACGCCTCGCCGACAAGGCCGAGCTGCTCGCGCACATCCTGGCCGAGCAGGGCCAGGGTGCCCGGCACTGCGTGATGGTCGGCGACCGCCACCACGACGTCCGGGGCGCGCATGCCGTCGGTGCGCGCATGGTCGGCGTCCTCTGGGGCTACGGCAGCCGCGACGAGTTGGAGGACGCCGGCGCCGACGAGCTTTGCCCGCGGGTCGACGAACTGGCCGCGCTCGTGTCCGGACCTAGGGTCGGGTCATGA
- the ettA gene encoding energy-dependent translational throttle protein EttA codes for MGQEFVYTMQDVGKVVGNDRIILDDITLAFLPGAKIGVLGSNGAGKSSLLRIMAGVDDDHLGEARPMPGVRVGYLPQEPVLDETKSVREIVEEGVGDTRALLQRFEDISAKFAEPMDDDEMNKLLEEQAKLQDQIDALGAWELDRTLDMAMEALRVPEGEASVSVLSGGERRRVALCRLLLTKPDLLLLDEPTNHLDAESVAWLERYLLNYPGTVVGITHDRYFLDNAAEWILELDRGRGIPWKGNYSSWLEQKEQRLALEEKQAGARRRTLERELEWIRMSPRARQAKGKARINAFEKLRSEEESRAPETVEILIPPGPRLGDVVVEAENLQKGFDGKLLIDDLSFQLPPGGIVGVIGGNGAGKSTLFRMIVGDEKPDAGSLRLGETVQLAYVDQSRDVLDAEKTIWEEISGGEERLKLGGREINSRAYVGSFNFKGSDQQKRVGMLSGGERNRVHLAKVLQAGGNLLLLDEPTNDLDVDTLRALEEALLNFAGCAVVISHDRWFLDRIATHILAFEGDSHVEWFAGNYQDYEADRRRRLGDAADRPSRLQYRKFESGA; via the coding sequence ATGGGCCAAGAGTTCGTCTACACCATGCAAGACGTGGGGAAGGTGGTCGGGAACGACCGCATCATCCTCGACGACATCACACTGGCGTTCCTGCCCGGCGCCAAGATCGGCGTCCTGGGCTCGAACGGCGCGGGCAAGAGCAGCCTGCTGCGCATCATGGCCGGCGTCGACGACGACCACCTCGGCGAAGCGCGACCGATGCCGGGGGTCCGCGTCGGCTACCTGCCCCAGGAGCCGGTGCTCGACGAGACCAAGAGCGTGCGCGAGATCGTCGAAGAGGGCGTCGGGGACACCCGCGCTCTGCTCCAGCGCTTCGAGGACATCTCCGCGAAGTTCGCCGAGCCGATGGACGACGACGAGATGAACAAGCTGCTCGAGGAGCAGGCGAAGCTGCAGGACCAGATCGACGCGCTCGGCGCCTGGGAGCTCGATCGCACCCTCGACATGGCGATGGAAGCGCTGCGCGTTCCTGAGGGCGAGGCGTCGGTGTCGGTGCTGTCGGGCGGCGAGCGTCGTCGCGTCGCTCTCTGCCGGCTCCTGCTGACCAAGCCCGACCTGCTGCTCCTCGACGAGCCCACGAACCACCTGGACGCCGAGTCGGTGGCGTGGCTCGAGCGCTACCTGTTGAACTACCCGGGCACCGTCGTCGGGATCACCCACGATCGCTACTTCCTCGACAACGCCGCCGAGTGGATCCTCGAGCTCGATCGCGGCCGCGGGATTCCGTGGAAGGGCAACTACTCCTCCTGGCTCGAGCAGAAGGAGCAGCGACTCGCGCTCGAGGAGAAGCAGGCCGGTGCCCGCCGCCGCACCCTGGAGCGTGAGCTCGAGTGGATCCGGATGTCGCCGCGCGCGCGTCAGGCGAAGGGCAAGGCGCGCATCAACGCCTTCGAGAAGCTCCGCAGCGAAGAGGAGTCGCGGGCGCCCGAGACCGTCGAGATCCTGATTCCGCCCGGACCGCGCCTGGGTGACGTGGTGGTCGAGGCAGAGAACCTCCAGAAGGGGTTCGACGGCAAGCTCCTGATCGACGACCTCAGCTTCCAGCTGCCGCCGGGCGGGATCGTCGGCGTGATCGGCGGAAACGGCGCCGGCAAGTCGACGCTCTTCCGGATGATCGTCGGGGACGAGAAGCCCGACGCCGGCTCGCTGCGGTTGGGAGAGACGGTCCAGCTGGCCTACGTCGACCAGTCACGCGACGTCCTCGACGCGGAGAAGACGATCTGGGAGGAGATCAGCGGCGGTGAAGAGCGCCTCAAGTTGGGCGGTCGCGAGATCAACTCGCGCGCCTATGTGGGGTCCTTCAACTTCAAGGGCTCCGATCAGCAGAAGCGCGTCGGCATGCTGTCGGGTGGTGAGCGCAACCGCGTGCACCTGGCGAAGGTGCTGCAGGCGGGCGGCAATCTGCTCCTGCTCGACGAGCCGACCAACGACCTCGACGTCGACACCCTGCGGGCCCTCGAAGAGGCGCTGCTGAACTTCGCGGGCTGTGCGGTCGTGATCTCCCACGACCGCTGGTTCCTCGATCGGATCGCCACCCACATCCTGGCCTTCGAAGGCGATAGCCACGTCGAGTGGTTCGCAGGCAACTACCAGGACTACGAGGCCGACCGGCGCCGTCGGCTGGGCGACGCGGCCGATCGGCCTTCGCGGCTGCAGTACCGAAAGTTCGAGAGCGGAGCCTAG